In a single window of the Rhineura floridana isolate rRhiFlo1 chromosome 3, rRhiFlo1.hap2, whole genome shotgun sequence genome:
- the LOC133381498 gene encoding zinc finger protein 347-like: MSDQLTAHQRTHTEDKPYKCLECGKSFKWSGNLTSHQRTHTGDKPYTCLECGKSFCDSGSLTSHQRCHTGDKPYKCLECGKSFSQSCQLTSHQRTHTGYKPYKCFKCGKSFRWNSVLMVHQRTHTGDKAYKCLECGKPFSQSGHLTVHQRTHTGDKPYTCFKCGKSFSRSSSLKVHQIIHTGDKPYICLECGKSFRWSSALRTHERTHTGEKPYKCLECGKTFSRSGHLTLHQSTHTGDKPYTCSECGKSFSQNSNLTLHQRTHTGDKPYKCLQCGKSFSQSGTLTSHQRTHTEDKAYKCLKCGKSFSQSGHLTSHQRTHTGDKPYKCSECGKSFKWSSALTVHQSTHTGDKPYTCSECGKSFSQNSNLTLHRRTHTGDKPYKCLQCGKSFNCSSSLNLHHRTHTGDKPYKCFNCGKRFMCGSALTVHHRTHIRDRPYKCLECGKTFSRSGHLTLHHRTHTGDKPYKCLECGKTFRWSRAFTQHQRSHMAQTL, from the coding sequence atgAGTGACCAACTTACtgcgcatcaaagaactcacacagaagacaaaccttataaatgcttggagtgtggaaagagcttcaagtggagtggcaaccttacttcgcatcaaagaactcacacaggggacaaaccttatacatgcttggagtgtggaaagagcttttgtGACAGTggcagccttacttcacatcaaagatgtcacacaggggacaaaccctataaatgcttggagtgtgggaagagcttcagtcagagttgccaacttacttcgcatcaaagaactcacacaggatacaaaccttataaatgcttcaagtgtggaaaaagcttcaggtgGAATAGCGTCCTTATggtacatcaaagaactcacacaggggacaaagcttataaatgcttggagtgtggaaagcccttcagtcagagtggccaccttactgtgcatcaaagaactcacacaggggacaaaccttatacgtGCTtcaagtgtggaaaaagcttcagtcgtAGTAGCTCCCTTAAGGTGCATCAaataattcacacaggggacaaaccttatatatgcttggagtgtggaaagagcttcaggtggagtagtgcCCTTAGGACacatgaaagaactcatacaggggaaaaaccctataaatgcttggagtgtggaaagaccttcagtcggagtggccaccttactttgcatcagagtactcacacaggggacaaaccttatacatgctcagagtgtggaaagagcttcagtcagaatagcaaccttactttgcatcaaagaactcacacaggggacaaaccttataaatgcttgcagtgtggaaagagcttcagtcagagtggcacccttacttcgcatcaaagaactcatacagaggACAAAGCTTATAAATGcttgaagtgtggaaagagcttcagtcagagtggccaccttacttcgcatcaaagaactcacacaggggacaaaccttataaatgttccgagtgtggaaagagctttaagtGGAGTAGTGCCCTTACGGTACATCAGagtactcacacaggggacaaaccttatacatgctcggagtgtggaaagagctttagtcagaatagcaaccttactttgcatcgaagaactcacacaggggacaaaccttataaatgcttgcagtgtggaaagagcttcaattgCAGTAGCTCCCTtaatttgcatcacagaactcatacgggggacaaaccttataaatgcttcaatTGTGGAAAAAGATTCATGTGTGGTAGCGCCCTTACGgtacatcacagaactcacataAGGGAcagaccttataaatgcttggagtgtggaaagaccttcagtcggagtggccaccttactttgcatcacagaactcatacgggggacaaaccttataaatgcttggagtgtggaaagaccttcaggtgGAGTAGGGCCTTTACACAACATCAAAGATCTCACATGgcacaaaccttataa